A DNA window from Motacilla alba alba isolate MOTALB_02 chromosome 28, Motacilla_alba_V1.0_pri, whole genome shotgun sequence contains the following coding sequences:
- the LOC119712617 gene encoding acidic leucine-rich nuclear phosphoprotein 32 family member B isoform X2, protein MEMEKRLTLELRNKKPSEVKELVLDNCRSEDGKVVGLSSDFENLEFLSMININLLSVSNLPKLNKLRKLELSDNRISGGLEVLAEKTPNLTHLNLSGNKIKDINTLEPLKKLPNLHSLDLFNCEVTMLINYRESVFALLPQLTYLDGFDADEQEAPDSDPEADGDALEDDYENGEEGEEEEDDEEEDDLDEEVIDDEEDEDDDLEGEEEEDGVDDEEEDEEEDGEEDEEDEAEEDHPCGEKRKRSLEDEGEEDAEDEEDDEDD, encoded by the exons ATGGAGATGGAGAAGCGCTTGACGCTGGAGCTGCGCAACAAGAAGCCGAGCGAG gtgAAGGAGCTGGTCCTGGACAACTGTCGCTCAGAGGATGGCAAGGTGGTCGGCCTCTCCTCAGACTTTGAGAACCTGGAGTTCCTCAGCATGATCAACATCAACCTGCTGTCCGTGTCCAACCTCCCCAAACTCAACAAGCTCCGGAAG ctggagctgagtGATAATAGGATTTCTGGTGGCCTTGAAGTTCTAGCAGAGAAAACTCCTAACCTGACACACTTGAACCTAAGTGGCAACAAGATCAAAGACATCAATACCCTGGAGCCCTTG aaaaaattgCCAAACCTCCACAGTCTGGACCTGTTCAACTGTGAGGTGACGATGCTCATCAACTACCGAGAGAGCGTGTTcgccctcctgccccagctcaccTACCTGGATGGCTTCGATGCTGACGAGCAGGAAGCCCCCGACTCAGACCCTGAAGCAGATGGGGATGCACTGGAAGATGACTATGAGAATGGGGAag AAggcgaggaagaggaggatgatgaggaggaagatgatTTGGATGAAGAAGTCATCGATGACGAGGAAGATGAAGACGATGATCTGGAaggtgaagaggaggaggatggcgTAGATGATGAG gaggaagatgaggaggaggatggtgaggaggatgaagaagaTGAAGCTGAGGAGG ATCATCCGTGTGGGGAGAAGAGAAAACGAAGTCTAGAGGATGAAGGAGAGGAAGATGCAGAGGACGAagaggatgatgaggatgacTGA
- the LOC119712617 gene encoding acidic leucine-rich nuclear phosphoprotein 32 family member B isoform X1, whose amino-acid sequence MEMEKRLTLELRNKKPSEVKELVLDNCRSEDGKVVGLSSDFENLEFLSMININLLSVSNLPKLNKLRKLELSDNRISGGLEVLAEKTPNLTHLNLSGNKIKDINTLEPLKKLPNLHSLDLFNCEVTMLINYRESVFALLPQLTYLDGFDADEQEAPDSDPEADGDALEDDYENGEGEEEEDDEEEDDLDEEVIDDEEDEDDDLEGEEEEDGVDDEEEDEEEDGEEDEEDEAEEDHPCGEKRKRSLEDEGEEDAEDEEDDEDD is encoded by the exons ATGGAGATGGAGAAGCGCTTGACGCTGGAGCTGCGCAACAAGAAGCCGAGCGAG gtgAAGGAGCTGGTCCTGGACAACTGTCGCTCAGAGGATGGCAAGGTGGTCGGCCTCTCCTCAGACTTTGAGAACCTGGAGTTCCTCAGCATGATCAACATCAACCTGCTGTCCGTGTCCAACCTCCCCAAACTCAACAAGCTCCGGAAG ctggagctgagtGATAATAGGATTTCTGGTGGCCTTGAAGTTCTAGCAGAGAAAACTCCTAACCTGACACACTTGAACCTAAGTGGCAACAAGATCAAAGACATCAATACCCTGGAGCCCTTG aaaaaattgCCAAACCTCCACAGTCTGGACCTGTTCAACTGTGAGGTGACGATGCTCATCAACTACCGAGAGAGCGTGTTcgccctcctgccccagctcaccTACCTGGATGGCTTCGATGCTGACGAGCAGGAAGCCCCCGACTCAGACCCTGAAGCAGATGGGGATGCACTGGAAGATGACTATGAGAATGGGGAag gcgaggaagaggaggatgatgaggaggaagatgatTTGGATGAAGAAGTCATCGATGACGAGGAAGATGAAGACGATGATCTGGAaggtgaagaggaggaggatggcgTAGATGATGAG gaggaagatgaggaggaggatggtgaggaggatgaagaagaTGAAGCTGAGGAGG ATCATCCGTGTGGGGAGAAGAGAAAACGAAGTCTAGAGGATGAAGGAGAGGAAGATGCAGAGGACGAagaggatgatgaggatgacTGA